The window GGCTCATAATGCTGCGCTAATGACGTGGGAAAAGTTTGACGAAAAGAATGAATTATTTGGATATACCGTTGGTAGATTTATGAAACCAAATACCCCCGTTCCCACGGATATGGATTATTTCGATACGCCGGAAACACTTATCGGAAAAGCAGTTATAACAGGGACATATACTAATACTTTATACGATGCAGGTGGCGAAACATTATGCCATAATTATTTTGAAAATCAAGATAATTATGAGGCGGCACCGTGGAAATTCTTAGCGGAAATATATCCGACAGATAAATCTCCCTACGGATTTTATTTGCCTTCTAATCTGAAAAATCCTAATTAAGAAAGTCGGCGAATAATTAAACAACTAAATTATATTTAGATATGAGGTAAAACAATGATGGAAAACTTAGTAAGCGTAACACAAATTCATAGTGAGGGCTTTACACTACTTGGTAGAGAGTATTCATCAAATGCAGGAGCGGCGTTAGATTTCGGCTATATATGGGGTAATTTTTTTGAAACAGGCGGTTATGAGAAAATCCTTCCTCATCAGAAAAACAAGGATGAACATTGCGTAGACACGCTTGTATTCTATACCAAAAGCCCCGATTGCAAAACCGTTTATATCGGGCATATTGTTGATGGCATAACCGATATGCCGGAGGGTCATGTATTGGAAAAATTTCCTGCGAGTGAATTTGTCGTTGTAAGCTCCAACTGGCAACCCACAGAGGGCGAGTCACACGATGTAGCCAACGCAGGTAAAGATAACCTTAAAATACCCGACGGCTATATGGAAGATAGAGCAAGCCCCTATGTTCAAGTCGAGAAAATATATCATTGCCCCGAAAAAGGACACAAATTGGAGCGTTGGTATCCGATAAAGAAAAAATAAAGAGAAATTTATGGTGGAAATAAAGCTATCACTTGCCGAGCAGCAACAGAAAACAAAGCCCAAAATCGAAGATGTTATTGTCGAACTTCTTGACGGTGAGCGGCAACAAAACGCGCTTGACTTTGTTGCGTATTTGAGGGAGCAGAAATTGAATCCTCGCTGGACTGCTACAAATGCGTGGTGGGTTAAATACAAAGGTAAAAATCTTTTCAGTATACGACTACACGGCAATAATGGGGCGAAAGTATATTACGGATTAAACCCCGGCTCTTGGCATACTGCTCATTGGCTTGATATGTATTTGGTTGGCAATAACCCTGAACAATTTGATGATTTATTAAACTGCGATAGTTTCAAGAAGTTCTTGTGGTCTAATATGCACCCTTGCAAACATTGTTTGTGCTGCAAGCCCGGTCTTAGTGGAGTGTATTTTGGCAAAGAGTTCAATTCGGCTTGCGGAATACGGATTGAAAATCCCGATGCCAAGGGATTGGAACACACTAGAAAATTATTGGAATATAAGAAAAATTTGATTGCCGGGAGTAGTGGGAAATAGGCAGTAGTCGAAGCAATGGCTCGGCAATCCATATCAAACAAACTTTATATTTTGTGAAGCGAGGAGATAGCTCTATGAAACATATTTCACAAGCGACGGCACATTGTAATGAAATTGAATTATTCAAATTTCAAAGCGTGCGCTTAATTGGCAAATGGGTGCGAGATTACGGAATTTCACAAATTCCCAAAGATGAAGAAACGCTTAATATATTGAGAAGTCTACCAAATATAATACCTGGTTCATTTGTTGGCTGGATTGGAAATTACCACCCTGATAAATCAGCTATTTCCATATTTGGCGTGTTTGCACCTCCGGGTACGCCTTGCCCGGACGGATATGTTTTCAAAGATATATCCGCAGAATTATCAAGTGATGTTATTGCAAAAGGGGCATATGGAGAAAATAGC is drawn from Oscillospiraceae bacterium and contains these coding sequences:
- a CDS encoding GyrI-like domain-containing protein: MMENLVSVTQIHSEGFTLLGREYSSNAGAALDFGYIWGNFFETGGYEKILPHQKNKDEHCVDTLVFYTKSPDCKTVYIGHIVDGITDMPEGHVLEKFPASEFVVVSSNWQPTEGESHDVANAGKDNLKIPDGYMEDRASPYVQVEKIYHCPEKGHKLERWYPIKKK